The following coding sequences are from one Plectropomus leopardus isolate mb chromosome 10, YSFRI_Pleo_2.0, whole genome shotgun sequence window:
- the chmp2ba gene encoding charged multivesicular body protein 2Ba: protein MASLFKKKTVDDIIKEQSRELRSTQRGIARDRNALEKQEKQLEAEIKKMAKSGNKEACKILAKQLLHVRKQRDRTYAVSSKVTSMATQTRVMNSQMKMAGAMSSTAKTMQAVNKKMDPQKTLKTMQDFQKENMKMDMTEDMINDTLDEIFDGSGDEEESQDIVNQVLDEIGIEISGKMGRAPAAGKSLPGAASSKQATITDDEIEKQLRALGVD, encoded by the exons ATGGCCTCCCTTTTCAAGAAGAAGACTGTCGACG ACATAATCAAGGAACAATCTAGGGAGCTGCGTTCCACACAGAGAGGGATCGCAAGGGACAGAAATGCACTGGAGAAACAAGAGAAACAATTG GAGGCTGAAATCAAGAAAATGGCTAAGAGTGGAAACAAGGAGGCGTGTAAGATTCTTGCCAAGCAGTTGCTCCATGTGAGGAAGCAGAGAGATCGCACATATGCAGTCAGCTCCAAGGTCACGTCCATGGCTACGCAGACGAGGGTCATGAACTCACAAATGAAGATGGCGGGCGCCATGTCCTCTACAGCCAAG ACAATGCAAGCAGTGAATAAAAAGATGGATCCACAGAAGACCCTGAAGACCATGCAGGACTTCCAGAAGGAGAACATGAAGATGGACATGACTGAGGACATGA TCAACGACACTTTAGATGAGATCTTCGACGGGTCTGGGGATGAAGAGGAATCTCAGGACATTGTCAACCAGGTTCTTGATGAGATTGGCATTGAGATCTCCGGAAAG ATGGGGAGAGCTCCAGCTGCAGGAAAGAGCCTCCCTGGCGCTGCCTCCTCCAAGCAGGCGACCATCACCGACGACGAGATCGAGAAACAGCTCCGAGCTCTGGGAGTGGACTAA
- the vgll3 gene encoding transcription cofactor vestigial-like protein 3: protein MSCLDVMYHQSYGAHYLPAAAYKATYYNHHHQQQQRRLSVYSKMQECMEQQQQGGGRGMLSRDQGPRQGPAAPGAESGRRSTSDSELKDGTQPAEAEYLSSRCVLFTYFQGNIGDVVDEHFSRALSQSSTFNSEAKPIRVTQTPASATAGLWKDGGSLSEGQSSSVWNSTYPTQASPCLPPVSVSVHPDFSSSPVPFSHPDGALWADHVLSQASLPPPAALPDSWTYSLSPQSASGYPNVHNVYHPHPHIHTRHHHPMLHSYPTHSPALDPRFNPLLLPGVRNQNQPTASAGSSPHSEGVKTEMDPSNNSPVTATSVTWTPPALHGSLEVYDSALDQTKAKTSVWF, encoded by the exons ATGAGTTGCCTGGATGTAATGTACCACCAAAGCTATGGGGCGCACTACCTCCCTGCAGCGGCGTATAAGGCGACCTACTACAACCACCATCACCAACAACAACAG aggAGGCTGAGTGTTTACAGTAAGATGCAGGAGTGtatggagcagcagcagcaaggaggaggaagagggatgCTTTCCAGGGATCAGGGCCCCCGGCAAGGTCCTGCAGCACCAGGAGCCGAATCAGGCCGTAGATCCACATCTGATTCAGAGCTGAAGGATGGTACTCAACCAGCAGAGGCAGAGTACTTGAGCTCCAGGTGTGTTTTGTTCACCTACTTCCAAGGCAACATTGGCGACGTGGTGGATGAGCACTTCTCACGGGCTCTCAGTCAGTCCAGCACCTTTAACAGCGAGGCCAAACCAATCAGAGTGACTCAGACGCCCGCATCAGCCACTGCAGGCTTATGGAAAG atgGTGGATCTCTCTCAGAGGGTCAGAGCAGCTCAGTGTGGAACAGCACCTATCCAACCCAGGCCAGTCCGTGCCTTCCACCTGTTTCTGTCTCGGTCCACCCAGACTTCTCCTCCAGCCCCGTTCCCTTCAGCCACCCAGATGGAGCTCTTTGGGCTGACCATGTGCTCTCCCAGGCAAGCCTCCCGCCTCCGGCTGCCCTCCCTGATAGCTGGACCTACAGCCTGAGCCCCCAGAGTGCAAGCGGCTACCCCAATGTCCACAATGTCtaccacccccacccccacatccACACCCGGCATCACCACCCCATGCTCCATTCATACCCAACCCACAGCCCAGCGTTAGATCCCAGGTTTAATCCTCTGCTGCTGCCCGGTGTCAGGAACCAGAACCAGCCGACCGCCAGCGCAGGGAGCTCCCCTCACAGCGAGGGGGTGAAGACGGAGATGGACCCGAGCAACAACAGCCCCGTCACAGCCACCTCTGTCACCTGGACCCCTCCAGCCCTCCATGGATCCTTGGAGGTGTATGACTCAG ctcttgATCAGACCAAAGCAAAGACATCAGTTTGGTTCTAA